The Streptomyces kanamyceticus DNA segment CACCAGCGAACGAATGAACCGAATCGAACCGAACCGAATCCAACCGAGGAGGAGCCGTGGACACCGCCACCGCAACGCAGCGCCGAGTGCCCCGCCCGCGGGCCGACGCCCTGCGCAACCGGGAGCGGATCGTCGCCGCCGCGCGCGAGATGTTCGTGGAGCACGGACCCGACGTGCCCCTCGACGAGGTCGCGCGCCGGGCGGGCGTCGGCAATGCCACGGTCTACCGCCACTTCGCCGACCGCCCCGAACTGGTGCGCAAGGTCGTCCTCTCGGTGACGGACCGCGTCGCGGACCATGCCGAGGCGGGCATCGCGACCGCGGACGCCGATCCGGACAAGGCGTTCGACGCGCTGCGCACCTTCGTGCACGCGGCCGCCGACGAGCGGATCGGCGCCCTGTGCCCGCTCCTCTCGGAAGGTTTCGACCCGTACCACCCCGAGCTGCTCGACGGCCGGGAGCGCCTCGAAGGTGCCATCACCGGGCTCATGGACCGCGCCCGCGCGGCCGGGCAGCTGCGCACCGACATCGCCGTCGGTGACCTGATGGTCGCGCTCTCCCAGCTCGCGCGGCCCCTGCCGGGCACGGCCTGCCCCGGCGCCGACAGCTTCATCCACCGTCATCTGCAGCTGTTCCTCGACGGTCTGATGGCGCCCGCCCGTTCGGAGCTCCCGGGCGAGGCGACGACTCTGGAGGCACTCCGGCAGCACTGACCCTTGAGCCACGTCCTTACGCACAACCCGTAGGTCTCTTTTTCACCACTCCGTACCGCTAGGTGGGCACTTCCATGTCTGAAACAGCTCTCAAGCCGGGCTCAGGGCCCGGCACGGGATCCGACTCCAACCGCTGGAAAGCGCTGATCTTCATCGCGCTCGCCCAGCTGATGGTCGTCCTCGACGCCACCATCGTGAACATCGCGCTGCCCTCGGCCCAGCAGGACCTCGGCATATCCGACGGCAACCGCCAGTGGGTCATCACGGCCTACGCGCTCGCCTTCGGCGGTCTGCTGCTCTTCGGCGGCCGCATCGCCGACCTGTGGGGCCGCAAGCGCACCTTCGTGACCGGTCTCATCGGCTTCGCCGCGGCCTCCGCGCTCGGCGGCGCCGCGACCGGCGAGGCCATGATGCTGGGCGCCCGCGCCCTCCAGGGCGTGTTCGGCGCGCTGCTCGCGCCCGCCGCCCTCTCGCTGCTCGCGGTGATGTTCACCGACGCCAAGGAGCGCGCCAAGGCGTTCGGCATCTACGGCGCGATCGCCGGTGGTGGCGGCGCCGTGGGCCTGATCCTCGGCGGCTTCCTCACCGAGTACCTGAACTGGCGCTGGACCTTCTTCGTGAACATCCCGTTCGCGGTGGTCGCCGCCCTCGGCGCGTACTTCGTCATCCGTGAGCCGGCCGGTGGCCGCAACCGCTCGCCGCTCGACATCCCCGGCGTGGTCCTGTCCACCCTGGGTCTGGTCGCGCTCGTCTACGGCTTCACCCGCGCCGAGTCCGCGGGCTGGTCCGACACCGTGACGATCACGATGTTCGTCGCGTCCGTCGTGCTGCTCGCCGCGTTCGTCATCACCGAGGCCAAGGTCAAGTCGCCGCTGCTCCCGCTGCGCGTCCTGACCGAGCGCAACCGCGGCGGCGTCTACATGTCGCTCGGCCTCGCGGTCATCGCGATGTTCGGCCTGTTCCTGTTCCTCACGTACTACCTGCAGATCGTGAAGGGCTACTCGCCGGTCAAGACCGGCTTCGCGTTCCTGCCGATGATCGTCGGCATGATCACGGGCTCCACGCAGATCGGCGCCCGACTCATGACCCGCGTCCCGCCGCGCCTGCTGATGGCCCCGGGCTTCCTGCTCGCCGCCCTCGGCATGCTGCTCCTGACGCAGCTGGAGATCGGCACCTCGTACGCCGGTCTGATCATGCCCGCGCAGCTGATGCTGGGCCTCGGCATGGGTACGGCGTTCATGCCCGCGATGTCCCTGGCCACGCACGGCGTCGAGGCCCGTGACGCGGGCGTCGCCTCCGCGATGGTCAACACCTCGCAGCAGGTCGGCGGCGCCATCGGCACCGCCCTCCTGAACACCATCGCCGCGTCGGCGACCACCGCGTACCTCACGGACCACGCGGCCGGTGCCACCAACCCGAAGCTCCTCCAGGCGCAGGCCATGGTCGAGGGCTACACCAGCGCCATCTGGTGGGCGGTCGGCATCCTGGCGGTCTCCGCGCTGATCGCGGCGACGTTCATCAACACCGGCGCCCAGGGCGGCTCCTCGGCCTCCGCCGGTTCGGCGGACGGCGTGGAGGACGAGCTGAAGGTGCCGGTGATGGCCCACTGATCCGGCCCGCCCACGGCAGGCGAAAGCCCGCTCGCAAGCCCGCCTAACGGAGCCAGGGGAGGTCCGCCCCGGCCTCCTTCGGCTGAAGTCCCTCGGCGACGATCGTCATGATCTCGCCGAGGGACTTCTGCTGTTCCGGGGTGAGCCGGTCGAACAGCGCCTGCCGGACGGCCGTGACGTGTCCGGGCGCGGTCCTGCGCAGCACCTCGAAACCGTCGTCCGTGAGGATCGCGAGCTGCCCGCGCTTGTCGGAGGGGCAGTCCTCGCGGCGCACCCAGCCGCTCTTCTCCAGGCGCGCGATCGCGTGCGAGAGCCGGGACCTGGTGATCTTCATGTTCTTGGCCAATTCGGTCATCCGCAGCCGCCTCCTGGGGGCGTCGGACAACTGGACCAATAGGCCGTAGTACATGTGCGGCATGCCCGCGTCGCGCTGCAGCTGGCGGTCGAGGTGGTCGTCTAGGAGAGTGGACGCCTGAAGGTAGACCCGCCAAACGCGCTGCTCGTCGCCGTCCAGCCAGCGCGGCTCAGCGGCCGGGGGCGGAGTGGGTGCCATATCCATGTACTCCACTGTACGAGGCCCTTCCTTGAATCTTGAACAAACCATACGTACGCTGGGACCGTAGAGCTTGAGAGTTCAAGTATCCAGTACTTCGTAGGGCGTATTTCCTCTACGAGGTCTTGGCCGTCCTCCTGGAGGTGCGCGATGTCCCGCATGCCCGCCCTGTACCTCAGCCACGGAGCCCCGCCGCTCGCCGACGACCCGCTCTGGCCCGGCGAGCTCGCCGCCTGGTCGGCCGGGCTGCCGCGCCCCCGGGCGATCCTCATGGTCTCCGCCCACTGGGAAGAGGCCCCGCTGGCGCTCGGCGCCACCGAGACGCTGCCCCTCGTGTACGACTTCTGGGGCTTCCCCGAGCACTACTACGAGGTGACGTACGCGGCGCCGGGCGCACCGGAACTGGCCGCCTCCGTACGCGCGTTGCTGCACGCCCCCGGCACGCCCGTCCAGGACGTGCCGGACCGCGGGCTCGACCACGGCGCGTACGTACCGCTGGTGGAGATGTATCCGGACGCCGACGTCCCCGTGCTCCAGATCTCACTGCCGACCCTCGACCCGAGCCGCCTCATGGACATCGGCCGCAAGCTGGCGCCGCTGCGCGACGAGGGCGTCCTGATCGTCGGCAGCGGCTTCTTCACGCACAACCTGGCCGCGCTGCGCCAGGGCGGCATCCCCGCCTGGTCGGCGGAGTTCGACGCGTGGGGCCACGAGGCCCTGGAGACGGCCGACGTGGACGCGCTCCTCGACTTCACCCACAAGTCCCCGGCGGGCCAGTTGGCCCACCCGCGCACCGAACACTTCGCCCCGTTGTTCGTCACACTGGGCGCGGCGGACGCGGCGGGCGACCTGACCGACCAGCGAAGCGTGATCGACGGCTTCTGGATGGGGCTGGCGAAGAGGTCGGTGCAGTTCGGGTAGGGACGGCCCCGCAAGGGGCGCGGGGAACGGCGCGCTCAGCCACATGCGGCGCGCACGGGGGACGGGGTTTCAGGGGCGCGGGGGCTGCGCGACCGGCACATACGGCCTGCGCAGGGGTGGGGTGCCCCTTTAGGGGCGCGGGGAACTGCGCGACCAGCCACGTACGGCCCGCGCAGAGGCGGGGTTTCAGGGGCGCGGGGAACTGCGCGATCAGCCACACGCGGCCCGCGGAATCCGAGCCCACCGGCACCGGGCGCCGCTCAAACCAACGGCTCGCTGAGCTCGACGGCGCGCAGGGCCGCGGCCAGGGCCTTCTCGTCGCCGACATCCAACGCCGTGTCCGTCAGCTTGATGACATGCTCGTCCCCATGGGCAAGCGCCCGCTCGAAGACCTCCTCCGCACGGAGGGCGCCGGGCGCGCCGGGCGCGCCGGGCGCGACGTACGCCACGGCCGCGTCCGGCGCGTACATCGCGGTGACGGCCGCAGACGCCGTCCAGGCAGCCCGCAGACTAGGCACCCACAGCACCCGCGGCAGCGCCGGCAAGGCGCGGAGCACGGCATTGGGCGCAGTCGCCGCGTGCACCAGCATCGTCGCCTCGCCATGACCGTGCGTGGCGTACCGATGGGTCGCCGCCCGCACCAGCTCGGTCAGCGCGCGCCGCGCCTCCTCGGGCTCGTCCACCGACACGGCCCACACCGGCAGGGCCTCGACCCGGCCGAGGCGGGCGGGGAAGCCGCCCTCCGCCCGGTCGGCGATCGGCGGCACCGCGTCCAGCGCGTCCGCCGCCGCGACGGCGCCCGGCAGGAGGGCGACGCCGGTGACGGTGCGATGCCGGGCGGCCCAGTAGCCGAGGCCGTGCGCGAGCTCGGCGAGGCGCGGCTCCGTCACGTCGCCCGCTTCGAGGGTGCGGACGGCGTGGCCCACCCGGATCACCGGATGCGTCGAACCCCCGTACATCCCCGGAAGCAGCCGCGGCCACCACTCGGCGAGCACCTCGCGCCAGGGCCGCGCCTGGTCGGAGGCATCGGCGACACGGCGTACGAAGTAGTCGATCCAGTCCGCGGCCCTGCGCGGGTCACCGAGCGCGGCACGCCAGTCGGCGTCGGTGACCGGCTCGACGCGAGCCGGGAACTCCTCCAGCTTCGGCGCGTAGAGATCGAGCCACCGGTGGACCGCTCCGGCCCGCCCGCGCGCGGCGA contains these protein-coding regions:
- a CDS encoding TetR/AcrR family transcriptional regulator, which encodes MDTATATQRRVPRPRADALRNRERIVAAAREMFVEHGPDVPLDEVARRAGVGNATVYRHFADRPELVRKVVLSVTDRVADHAEAGIATADADPDKAFDALRTFVHAAADERIGALCPLLSEGFDPYHPELLDGRERLEGAITGLMDRARAAGQLRTDIAVGDLMVALSQLARPLPGTACPGADSFIHRHLQLFLDGLMAPARSELPGEATTLEALRQH
- a CDS encoding MFS transporter, whose translation is MSETALKPGSGPGTGSDSNRWKALIFIALAQLMVVLDATIVNIALPSAQQDLGISDGNRQWVITAYALAFGGLLLFGGRIADLWGRKRTFVTGLIGFAAASALGGAATGEAMMLGARALQGVFGALLAPAALSLLAVMFTDAKERAKAFGIYGAIAGGGGAVGLILGGFLTEYLNWRWTFFVNIPFAVVAALGAYFVIREPAGGRNRSPLDIPGVVLSTLGLVALVYGFTRAESAGWSDTVTITMFVASVVLLAAFVITEAKVKSPLLPLRVLTERNRGGVYMSLGLAVIAMFGLFLFLTYYLQIVKGYSPVKTGFAFLPMIVGMITGSTQIGARLMTRVPPRLLMAPGFLLAALGMLLLTQLEIGTSYAGLIMPAQLMLGLGMGTAFMPAMSLATHGVEARDAGVASAMVNTSQQVGGAIGTALLNTIAASATTAYLTDHAAGATNPKLLQAQAMVEGYTSAIWWAVGILAVSALIAATFINTGAQGGSSASAGSADGVEDELKVPVMAH
- a CDS encoding MarR family winged helix-turn-helix transcriptional regulator; amino-acid sequence: MDMAPTPPPAAEPRWLDGDEQRVWRVYLQASTLLDDHLDRQLQRDAGMPHMYYGLLVQLSDAPRRRLRMTELAKNMKITRSRLSHAIARLEKSGWVRREDCPSDKRGQLAILTDDGFEVLRRTAPGHVTAVRQALFDRLTPEQQKSLGEIMTIVAEGLQPKEAGADLPWLR
- a CDS encoding dioxygenase family protein, with the protein product MPALYLSHGAPPLADDPLWPGELAAWSAGLPRPRAILMVSAHWEEAPLALGATETLPLVYDFWGFPEHYYEVTYAAPGAPELAASVRALLHAPGTPVQDVPDRGLDHGAYVPLVEMYPDADVPVLQISLPTLDPSRLMDIGRKLAPLRDEGVLIVGSGFFTHNLAALRQGGIPAWSAEFDAWGHEALETADVDALLDFTHKSPAGQLAHPRTEHFAPLFVTLGAADAAGDLTDQRSVIDGFWMGLAKRSVQFG
- a CDS encoding questin oxidase family protein; this translates as MTDTTGTLDEALQRLHSSGPERLGRLTNHAPMAVEALAARGRAGAVHRWLDLYAPKLEEFPARVEPVTDADWRAALGDPRRAADWIDYFVRRVADASDQARPWREVLAEWWPRLLPGMYGGSTHPVIRVGHAVRTLEAGDVTEPRLAELAHGLGYWAARHRTVTGVALLPGAVAAADALDAVPPIADRAEGGFPARLGRVEALPVWAVSVDEPEEARRALTELVRAATHRYATHGHGEATMLVHAATAPNAVLRALPALPRVLWVPSLRAAWTASAAVTAMYAPDAAVAYVAPGAPGAPGALRAEEVFERALAHGDEHVIKLTDTALDVGDEKALAAALRAVELSEPLV